A window from Solanum stenotomum isolate F172 chromosome 7, ASM1918654v1, whole genome shotgun sequence encodes these proteins:
- the LOC125870055 gene encoding cytochrome P450 94C1-like yields the protein MWTEIYGILELRRNSIRSFAFDVMNTEIQNRLIPLLACVANNKDEILDLQDVFRRFSFDCICRFSFGLDPKCLELSLPISQFAISFDLASQLSAKRAMHVSSIVWKIKRFFNIGSERKLKKAIKLINILAQEVIRQRRKLGFSNHKDLLSRFMQGDIVNETYLRDIVISFLLAGRDTVASASTSLFWLLAENPRVAERIREEANEVLGLNQELTSCEQLRDLHYLQACVYESMRLYPPIQFDSKFCLEDDFLPDGTFVKKETRVTYHPYAMGRMEELWGVDCLEFKPERWINKDGVFCQENPYKYPVFQAGVRVCLGKEMALVELKSMALSFL from the coding sequence ATGTGGACGGAGATTTATGGCATTCTTGAACTAAGACGAAATTCAATAAGATCATTTGCATTTGACGTAATGAACACTGAAATCCAAAATAGACTTATCCCATTATTAGCTTGTGTAGCTAATAATAAAGATGAGATTTTGGATTTACAAGATGTTTTTAGGAgattttcttttgattgtatTTGTAGATTTTCCTTTGGATTAGATCCAAAGTGTTTGGAATTATCACTTCCAATTTCACAATTTGCTATTTCCTTTGACTTAGCTTCACAATTATCAGCTAAAAGAGCTATGCATGTGTCTTCAATTGTATGGAAAATCAAGAGATTTTTCAACATAGGGAGTGAAAGGAAGTTGAAAAAAGCCATCAAATTGATTAACATACTAGCACAAGAAGTCATAAGGCAACGTCGAAAATTAGGGTTTTCGAATCATAAGGATCTTTTATCAAGATTCATGCAAGGGGATATCGTCAATGAGACATACTTAAGAGATATTGTGATTAGTTTCCTCTTAGCTGGACGAGACACGGTGGCATCTGCGTCAACAAGCTTGTTTTGGCTACTCGCGGAGAATCCACGAGTAGCTGAGAGAATTAGAGAAGAAGCAAATGAAGTTCTTGGACTAAATCAAGAACTCACAAGTTGTGAGCAATTGAGAGATCTTCATTATTTGCAAGCATGTGTTTATGAGAGTATGAGACTTTACCCTCCAATCCAATTTGATTCCAAGTTTTGTTTGGAGGATGATTTTTTACCTGATGGGACTTTTGTTAAAAAGGAAACTAGGGTTACTTATCATCCTTATGCTATGGGAAGAATGGAAGAATTATGGGGTGTCGATTGTTTAGAATTCAAGCCAGAGAGATGGATTAATAAAGATGGTGTTTTTTGTCAAGAAAACCCTTATAAGTATCCAGTTTTTCAAGCTGGGGTAAGGGTTTGTTTGGGTAAAGAAATGGCTCTTGTTGAGCTTAAAAGTATGGCTCTTTCATTCCTCTAA
- the LOC125870548 gene encoding probable uridine nucleosidase 1 translates to MSICDGYLVASNNSFAKQREKIIIDTDPGIDDSMTILMAFQTPEVEIIGLTTIFGNVTTKNATRNALLLCEAVGYPDVPVAEGSSEPLKGGEPRVADFVHGSDGLGNLFLPSPNSKKIDKSASEFLVEKVCEYPGEVSILALGPLTNLALAVKRDSTFASKVKRVVVLGGSFFALGNVNPAAEANIHGDPEAADVVFTSGANIDVVGINITTQVKLKDADLEELKQSKGKHAKFVCDMCKFYRDWHVKSDGVYGIFLHDPVSFAALVRPDLFTFKKGVVRVETQGICIGHTLMDQGLKKWNTSNPWTDYSPVSVAWTVDVDEVLDYIKKTLMKP, encoded by the exons ATGTCGATTTGTGATGGTTATTTGGTGGCTTCCAACAATTCTTTTGCTAAGCAACGTGAAAAGATTATTATTGATACTGATCCTGGTATTG ATGACAGTATGACAATACTAATGGCATTTCAGACACCAGAAGTTGAGATCATAGGCTTGACTACAATCTTTGGCAACGTTACCACAAAAAATGCTACACGAAATGCATTACTTTTg TGTGAAGCTGTAGGATATCCGGATGTTCCCGTGGCAGAGGGTAGCTCTGAACCTTTGAAG GGAGGGGAACCACGTGTTGCAGACTTTGTTCATGGCTCAGATGGATTAGGCAACTTATTCTTACCTTCTCCAAACTCAAAGAAAATCGACAAATCTGCATCTGAATTCTTGGTGGAAAAAGTTTGTGAATATCCTGGTGAAGTGTCGATACTTGCACTGGGACCATTGACAAACTTGGCTTTG GCTGTCAAGAGGGACTCAACCTTTGCAAGCAAGGTGAAGAGAGTGGTTGTACTCGGTGGTTCCTTCTTTGCTTTAGGAAATGTTAATCCTGCCGCAGAAGCAAAT ATACATGGAGACCCTGAGGCTGCTGATGTTGTGTTTACGTCGGGTGCAAATATTGATGTTGTAGGCATCAACATTACAACACAAGTCAAATTGAAAG ATGCTGATCTTGAAGAACTAAAGCAATCCAAAGGAAAACACGCTAAATTTGTGTGCGATATGTGCAAATTTTACCGTGATTGGCACGTGAAATCAGATGGTGTCTATG GAATTTTCCTACATGATCCTGTTAGCTTTGCTGCACTAGTTCGGCCTGACCTCTTCACCTTCAAGAAGGGCGTTGTGAGGGTTGAGACACAGGGCATCTGCATTGGGCACACCTTGATGGACCAAGGGCTAAAGAA GTGGAATACGAGCAATCCTTGGACAGATTATTCCCCGGTTTCAGTTGCGTGGACAGTTGATGTGGACGAAGTTCTGGATTATATAAAGAAAACGTTAATGAAACCGTGA
- the LOC125871141 gene encoding uncharacterized protein LOC125871141 encodes MSRSSWWRNHEGILTTFYPLFLGQVVSFVRALISFASSLVANLGVNTPLSLSFFTYTALALVYGGIMIYRRQKLQIPWYWYALIGFADVQGSFLVNKAFQYSSITSVTILDCWTIAWVMILTWLFLGTRYSPWQFFGTAVCLGGLGLVLLSDAKASDGSAGGSKPILGDIFVIIATFFFSVSNVGEEFCVKKKDHVEVVSMIGLFGLLVTITEIPILERKSLESVKWSAELIVAFCGYAVASFMFYTLVPFLLKMSGSTLFNLSLLTSDVWAVVIRTFSYKQKVEWLFFVAFALVVTGLIIYSKTEKDPVNASATIEEANADDQRYQLLNEDEET; translated from the exons ATGAGTAGGAGCAGCTGGTGGAGGAATCATGAAGGCATATTGACAACTTTTTACCCTTTGTTTTTAGGCCAAGTAGTGTCTTTTGTTAGGGCTCTCATTAGTTTTGCTTCCTCTCTAGTGGCAAATCTTG GTGTAAATACTCCACTTTCTCTGTCATTCTTCACTTACACAGCATTAGCTTTGGTGTATGGAGGAATCATGATTTACAGAAGGCAGAAATTACAG ATTCCTTGGTATTGGTATGCCCTTATAGGCTTTGCTGATGTCCAGGGAAGTTTTCTTG TAAATAAAGCATTTCAGTACTCATCAATCACCAGTGTGACCATACTGGATTGCTGGACTATAGCTTGGGTGATGATTTTGACGTGGCTATTTTTAGGCACACGATATTCTCCATGGCAATTCTTTGGTACAGCAGTCTGTTTAGGTGGTCTTGGACTTGTGCTTCTATCAGATGCTAAGGCGAGTGATGGAAGTG CAGGCGGTTCCAAACCTATTCTTGGTGATATATTTGTCATCATAGCGACATTTTTCTTCTCCGTGAGTAATGTTGGTGAG GAGTTCtgtgtgaaaaagaaagatcatGTTGAAGTGGTTTCCATGATTGGTCTTTTCGGCTTGCTTGTTACTATAACTGAGAT ACCAATCTTGGAAAGGAAGAGTCTGGAGTCAGTCAAGTGGTCTGCAGAGCTT ATAGTAGCCTTCTGTGGCTATGCAGTGGCAAGCTTTATGTTCTACACGTTAGTTCCGTTTCTTCTCAAG ATGAGTGGCTCAACCTTGTTCAATCTATCTCTTCTCACATCTGATGTGTGGGCAGTTGTCATTAGAACCTTTTCCTACAAGCAAAAG GTTGAATGGCTGTTTTTTGTAGCTTTTGCACTAGTGGTTACTGGGCTGATCATATACTCGAAAAC TGAGAAGGATCCTGTAAATGCATCAGCTACTATTGAAGAAGCAAATGCAGATGATCAAAGGTACCAACTTCTCAATGAAGATGAAGAGACATGA
- the LOC125871140 gene encoding uncharacterized protein LOC125871140 — protein sequence MDNISWWRNYEGILKTFYPVFLGQVVSFVMAFMSFTSSLVANLGANTPLSLSFFSYTALALVYGGIMIYRRQKLQVPWYWYALLGLADVQGNFLVNKAYQYSSITSVTILDCWTIAWVIILTWLFLGTRYSPWQFFGAAVCLGGLGLVLLSDANASDGSGGSKPILGDIFVIVGTFFFSMSNVGEEFCVKKKDRIEVVSMIGLFGLLVTIIEIPILERKSLESVKWSAEIILAFCGYAVASFMFYTLVPFLLEMSGSTLFNLSLLTSDVWAVVIRTFFYKQKVEWLYFVAFALVVTGLIIYSKTEKDHVNAPANTEEADQRYQLLNEDEEQADHRRHETIS from the exons aTGGATAATATCAGCTGGTGGAGGAATTATGAAGGGATATTAAAGACTTTTTACCCTGTGTTTTTGGGTCAAGTTGTTTCTTTTGTTATGGCTTTTATGAGCTTCACTTCTTCTCTAGTGGCAAATCTTG GTGCAAATACTCCACTTTCCCTGTCATTCTTCTCTTACACAGCTTTAGCTTTGGTGTATGGAGGAATCATGATTTACAGGAGGCAGAAATTACAG GTTCCTTGGTATTGGTATGCACTTCTAGGCTTAGCTGATGTCCAGGGAAATTTTCTTG TAAATAAAGCATATCAGTACTCATCAATCACCAGTGTGACCATACTGGATTGCTGGACTATAGCATGGGTGATAATTTTGACGTGGCTATTTTTGGGCACACGATATTCTCCGTGGCAATTCTTTGGTGCAGCAGTCTGCTTAGGTGGTCTTGGACTTGTGCTTCTATCCGATGCTAATGCGAGTGACGGAAGTG GTGGTTCCAAACCTATTCTTGGTGATATATTTGTCATCGTAGGgacgtttttcttttcaatgagtAATGTTGGTGAG GAGTTCtgtgtgaaaaagaaagatcgTATTGAAGTGGTTTCCATGATTGGTCTTTTCGGCTTGCTTGTTACTATAATTGAGAT ACCAATCTTAGAAAGGAAGAGTTTGGAATCAGTCAAGTGGTCTGCTGAGATT ATATTAGCCTTCTGTGGCTATGCAGTGGCAAGCTTTATGTTCTACACCTTAGTTCCGTTTCTTCTCGAG ATGAGTGGCTCAACCTTGTTCAATCTATCTCTTCTCACATCCGATGTGTGGGCAGTTGTCATCAGAACCTTTTTCTACAAGCAAAAG GTTGAATGGCTGTACTTTGTTGCTTTTGCACTTGTGGTTACTGGACTGATCATATACTCGAAAAC TGAGAAGGATCATGTAAATGCACCAGCTAATACTGAAGAAGCTGATCAAAGATACCAACTTCTTAATGAAGATGAAGAGCAAGCTGATCATAGACGTCATGAAACTATTTCATAA
- the LOC125870547 gene encoding transcription initiation factor TFIID subunit 12: MEQSQPPPTTPAPVTPISQPTEQIPTSSPAPPPPSSTAISQLPSTTTTTSVASQPVNLNPTTTTSATKTIVTTTITSGTKTVTTTTISPGGTITAAAAAQQQNPSAATSQNAQARQPFGRTWQQPSPFQHFSLPPPPPPPPPHSSSSSSSISSSSVSMQNQNPRGGMAMGVPAHHPSSSFSSLTTPSYGQQFGGLGRNLPDSTPPTSTTSQVRQPIQGMHGMGMMGSLGSTSPMRPAGVSPQQLRPVSSSIRPQTSISSQSAATQNFQGHSMLRVQSVGFPPSQSHTTSQSPRKQTQPWLSSGAPGKPPLPTPSLRPQINPQSLHQRSHILAPHQHTVTTTSSAQQSQSQPSASSQSQDHLGQQMPPSRIQQSLSNQPLGRGQGIGIQRPSSHALMQPTAVQPGPPSKAATTLEMGDPCTRILSKRSIQEIVTQIDPSEKLDAEVEDILVDIAEEFVESITTFGCSLAKHRKSNTLEAKDILLHLERNWNMTLPGFGGDEIRAYKKPLTSDIHKERIAVIKKSALVAEMTNAKGPTQTGGNMKSHLAKSAANILGSPNAKT; the protein is encoded by the exons ATGGAGCAGAGTCAACCACCGCCGACAACGCCGGCGCCGGTGACACCCATTTCACAGCCAACTGAACAAATTCCGACATCATCTCCGGCTCCACCACCTCCTTCCTCCACCGCAATCAGTCAACTTCCTTCTACAACAACCACTACATCAGTAGCATCACAGCCAGTAAACCTAAACCCTACCACCACCACTTCAGCTACTAAAACCATTGTCACCACCACCATCACTTCAGGTACTAAAACcgtcaccaccaccaccatcagTCCCGGCGGTACCATCACTGCTGCCGCCGCAGCACAGCAGCAAAACCCTTCAGCAGCCACTTCACAAAATGCTCAAGCAAGGCAACCCTTTGGCCGGACATGGCAACAGCCTTCACCTTTTCAACACTTTTCGTTACCTCCTCCACCTCCCCCACCACCACCTCACTCGTCGTCATCATCTTCTTCGATTTCGTCTTCTTCGGTGTCTATGCAAAACCAAAACCCTAGAGGTGGTATGGCTATGGGAGTACCTGCTCATCACCCTAGTAGCTCTTTCTCTTCATTGACGACGCCTTCTTATGGACAGCAATTTGGTGGTTTAGGTCGCAATTTGCCTGATTCTACGCCGCCCACCTCAACTACCTCACAG GTGAGGCAGCCTATACAAGGAATGCATGGGATGGGAATGATGGGATCACTTGGTTCAACTTCACCGATGCGTCCTGCAGGGGTTTCTCCTCAGCAACTGAGACCTGTCTCCTCTTCGATTAGACCTCAGACAAGCATCAGTAGTCAGTCTGCTGCTACACAG AATTTTCAAGGCCATAGCATGTTGAGGGTTCAGTCAGTCGGATTTCCGCCGTCCCAATCACATACTACCTCTCAAAGTCCAAGGAAACAGACTCAGCCATGGTTATCTTCAGGAGCACCGGGGAAGCCCCCTTTGCCGACACCATCATTGAGACCTCAAATTAATCCTCAGTCTTTGCATCAAAGGTCCCATATTCTTGCACCGCATCAGCATACTGTTACTACTACATCTTCTGCCCAACAGTCACAGTCACAGCCTTCAGCCTCAAGTCAGTCCCAAGATCATTTGGGGCAACAGATGCCTCCATCCAGGATTCAACAATCATTATCTAATCAACCACTTGGCCGAGGTCAGGGTATAGGAATCCAGAGACCTTCATCACATGCATTGATGCAACCCACTGCAGTCCAGCCAGGACCACCTAGTAAAGCTGCTACCACTTTAGAGATGGGAGATCCTTGTACTAGGATTCTAAGCAAGAGAAGCATCCAAGAGATTGTGACCCAG ATTGATCCATCAGAGAAATTGGATGCTGAAGTTGAAGACATCCTCGTTGATATAGCAGAGGAATTTGTGGAATCT ATTACCACATTTGGCTGTTCATTGGCCAAACATCGAAAATCCAATACATTGGAAGCAAAGGACATCCTTCTGCATCTTG AAAGGAATTGGAATATGACTCTCCCTGGTTTTGGCGGGGATGAAATCAGAGCCTACAAGAAGCCA TTAACAAGTGACATCCACAAGGAGAGAATAGCAGTG ATAAAGAAATCGGCTCTCGTGGCCGAGATGACAAATGCAAAGGGCCCAACACAAACTGGTGGGAATATGAAAAGCCATTTAGCAAAGAGTGCAGCTAATATTTTGGGTTCCCCTAATGCCAAGACATGA
- the LOC125871684 gene encoding GDSL esterase/lipase At5g03610-like, with protein MKISNFFIFSFFLIAGFLWGLRVEGLRHHHHHHHHQNSHNNPKSYKNDQKNHQFYNFKPTKMFVFGDSYVDTGNNRKSMANSWKQPYGLTFPGKPSGRFSDGRVLTDYLAKFLGLKSPVPYRWMKYATNRLRYGINFAYGGTGVFNTTVPEPNMTTQIDFFQKLMAESVYTKADIEQYSLFLLSLAGNDYGAYLANGGTVQDIPAFISSVVNQLVVNMKRVNKLGAKKIAVTALEPLGCLPQSTILNSFQQCNATENIAVDLHNSLLQQAVAKLNNETMGSTFVILDLFSSFNSVLASKGVQGSTRFETPLKPCCMGISNKYSCGSMNVKGEKMYTVCNDPKSAFFWDTVHPTEAGWHAVYTNLKSTLTQKIL; from the exons ATGAAGATCTccaacttcttcattttctccttcttcttaatCGCAG GATTTTTATGGGGCCTTCGAGTTGAAGGTTTACGTCATCAccatcaccaccaccatcaCCAAAATAGccataataacccaaaaagttacaaaaatgaccaaaaaaatcatcaattttataattttaaaccaACAAAAATGTTTGTATTTGGAGATTCATATGTTGATACTGGTAATAATAGAAAATCAATGGCTAATTCTTGGAAACAACCTTATGGTCTCACTTTTCCCGGCAAGCCCTCCGGCAGGTTTTCCGATGGACGTGTTCTCACCGATTATCTAG CAAAATTCTTGGGATTGAAGTCACCAGTACCATATAGATGGATGAAATATGCAACAAATAGGCTAAGATATGGAATTAATTTTGCCTATGGAGGAACTGGTGTTTTTAATACTACAGTCCCAGAGCCAAACATGACAactcaaattgattttttccaaaaattaatGGCTGAATCAGTATACACAAAGGCAGATATTGAACAATATTCATTGTTCTTGCTTTCTCTTGCTGGAAATGATTATGGTGCTTACCTTGCTAATGGTGGTACAGTTCAG gaTATTCCTGCCTTCATATCTAGTGTGGTAAATCAACTAGTTGTAAACATGAAAAGAGTCAACAAATTAGGTGCCAAAAAAATAGCAGTGACAGCATTGGAACCATTAGGATGTCTTCCACAAAGCACAATTTTGAATTCATTTCAACAATGCAATGCTACTGAGAATATTGCTGTGGATCTTCACAATTCACTATTGCAACAAGCTGTGGCAAAATTGAACAATGAAACAATGGGTTCAACTTTTGTGATTCTTGATctttttagctctttcaactctgtgcTGGCAAGTAAAGGAGTGCAAG GAAGCACGAGATTCGAGACACCATTGAAGCCATGTTGTATGGGAATAAGCAACAAATATTCATGTGGAAGTATGAATGTTAAAGGTGAAAAGATGTATACAGTGTGCAATGAtccaaaatctgcatttttttgGGACACAGTTCATCCAACTGAAGCTGGATGGCATGCTGTTTATACTAACTTGAAATCTACTCTCACTCAAAAAATCCTCTAG